Proteins encoded together in one Candidatus Nitrosocaldus cavascurensis window:
- the gatE gene encoding Glu-tRNA(Gln) amidotransferase subunit GatE codes for MPNPSTARSLDILDPYSIGLKVGFEIHQQLATKSKLFCSCRASIEEGDEGYDVEFFRRLRPTHSELGQYDPAALFEFKKGKVMRYLARKGTSCLVEMDEEPPHDLNREALETALIISLALNADVVDEVHVMRKIVIDGSNTTGFQRTMLIAIGGSLKVRFKDGEREVKVQSICLEEDAARLIGDDSRVRTYALDRLGIPLVEIALEPVTGTPGEITNVALTLGRLLRATRRVARGLGSIRQDVNISIEGGGVVEVKGVQRLDQLKKVIEYEMKRQHGLKIIAERLRGMGISINEPPTIVDVSRLFSNTESRVIRSVLAHDASNDGNSNSSSSSSNGGSTNSSSGGVVKALALKGFAGMLAYEPYEGIRLGRELGELVRFYGLGGIFHSDELPAYGISKDEVDAVRRMLMLNSNDAFILLAGREESVDGAMHAIVERLKQALIGVPAETRAATQDGRTVYSRPRPGAARMYPETDIPPIAISKEMLSRLRESSIPKTWDEYVDELSKRYRINRVLAEKIFDSDHLDLFERIAESTGIQASFIASTLTETIVSLERQGLDSSRLKDEHVEDAFARVARGEVAKESIASIFEVIMQGKADSVDKAIDMLGLRAVSDEELSSMLDGIIGENYNVLKEKGDKALGMLMGIAMKRLRGRVDGNKVNALLKRKIEEITGKK; via the coding sequence GTGCCCAATCCATCTACAGCACGATCCCTAGATATACTTGACCCATATTCTATAGGTCTCAAGGTTGGATTTGAGATACACCAGCAGTTAGCAACTAAGAGCAAGCTCTTCTGCTCATGTAGAGCAAGTATTGAGGAAGGTGATGAGGGTTACGATGTTGAGTTCTTTAGGAGGCTAAGACCTACACATAGCGAGTTGGGTCAGTACGATCCAGCAGCGCTTTTTGAGTTCAAGAAGGGTAAGGTGATGAGGTATCTAGCAAGGAAGGGTACATCATGCTTGGTTGAGATGGATGAGGAGCCTCCACATGATCTTAACAGGGAAGCATTAGAGACTGCTCTTATAATATCACTTGCACTTAACGCAGATGTTGTTGATGAAGTGCATGTTATGCGTAAGATAGTAATAGATGGCTCTAATACCACAGGGTTCCAGAGAACTATGCTTATTGCAATTGGAGGTTCCCTTAAGGTTAGGTTCAAGGATGGTGAGAGAGAGGTTAAGGTACAGAGCATATGCCTTGAGGAGGATGCTGCTAGGCTTATAGGCGATGATTCACGTGTAAGAACATATGCTCTTGATAGGTTAGGAATACCACTTGTAGAGATAGCGTTGGAGCCAGTAACTGGTACACCAGGCGAGATAACCAATGTTGCATTAACACTTGGTAGGCTACTTAGGGCAACTAGGAGGGTTGCTAGGGGGTTAGGGAGCATAAGGCAGGATGTCAATATCTCAATAGAGGGAGGGGGTGTGGTAGAGGTGAAGGGTGTACAGAGGCTTGATCAACTAAAGAAGGTGATAGAGTATGAGATGAAGAGGCAGCATGGGTTGAAGATCATAGCAGAGAGGCTTAGAGGCATGGGTATCAGCATAAACGAGCCTCCAACTATAGTTGATGTGAGCAGGTTGTTCAGCAACACAGAATCAAGGGTGATAAGGAGTGTACTTGCTCATGATGCTAGTAATGATGGCAACAGTAACAGTAGCAGTAGTAGCAGTAATGGAGGAAGCACTAATAGTAGTAGTGGTGGTGTGGTTAAGGCATTAGCACTCAAGGGTTTTGCTGGGATGCTTGCATATGAACCATATGAGGGTATAAGGCTTGGAAGGGAGTTAGGCGAGCTTGTAAGGTTCTATGGTCTTGGAGGTATCTTCCACTCTGATGAGTTACCAGCATATGGGATAAGCAAGGATGAGGTTGATGCAGTTAGAAGGATGCTTATGCTTAACAGCAATGATGCATTCATACTGCTTGCTGGAAGGGAGGAGAGCGTTGATGGTGCAATGCATGCTATAGTTGAACGGTTAAAGCAAGCATTGATAGGTGTACCAGCAGAGACTAGGGCAGCAACACAGGATGGAAGAACGGTCTACAGTAGACCAAGACCTGGAGCAGCAAGGATGTACCCTGAGACAGATATACCACCCATAGCAATAAGCAAGGAGATGCTCTCTAGGTTAAGGGAGAGTAGCATACCAAAGACATGGGATGAGTATGTGGATGAACTGAGCAAGAGGTATAGAATAAACAGGGTCCTTGCAGAGAAGATATTCGACTCTGACCATCTAGATCTATTTGAGCGTATAGCAGAATCAACAGGAATACAGGCAAGCTTCATAGCATCAACCCTTACAGAGACCATAGTTAGTCTTGAGAGGCAAGGCTTGGATTCATCAAGGCTTAAGGATGAGCATGTAGAGGATGCATTTGCAAGGGTAGCAAGGGGAGAGGTAGCCAAAGAATCTATAGCAAGTATATTTGAGGTTATAATGCAGGGCAAAGCAGATAGTGTAGATAAGGCCATAGATATGCTAGGGTTAAGAGCAGTCAGTGATGAGGAACTCTCAAGTATGCTAGATGGTATAATAGGGGAGAATTACAACGTATTGAAGGAGAAGGGTGATAAAGCCTTAGGCATGCTCATGGGTATAGCAATGAAGAGGTTAAGAGGGAGAGTAGATGGCAATAAGGTCAATGCATTACTTAAGAGGAAGATAGAGGAGATAACTGGAAAGAAGTAA